A section of the Phacochoerus africanus isolate WHEZ1 chromosome 4, ROS_Pafr_v1, whole genome shotgun sequence genome encodes:
- the LOC125124827 gene encoding tumor necrosis factor receptor superfamily member 22-like: MAGWRALPALLLFSLQVTLATSETPRDYSEHEAPSARLSGKGCPAGQYVSQPMAGDHGVAVCRPCQPGTFSPYASEETSCLPCAQCRKDQEVVTECSPTRDRQCQCKQGHFYCDSMDCEENCFRCQRCEHSAVLRPCNATRDAVCADRPHPQPGNWSTLFIVLGVLALFIPGLIMFCCRRRILRLLQWVAGLWKGNENEQGSLAHRWNRPCEMLPLKDPENDEVASLDGSSSLLVRKGSALTLEAGTRPEPSQAPGQSCELQEVVAEGGPAAPERMQQTEAPEAQGAQGQAEVSASLEHLEQPPRGSIVSSDVRFQKAAERCFRT, from the exons ATGGCCGGGTGGAGAGCTCTTCCAGCGCTGCTGCTGTTCTCGCTGCAG GTGACCCTGGCAACCAGCGAGACCCCCAGGGACTACAGCGAGCACGAAGCTCCCAGCGCCCGCCTCTCCGGGAAAGGCTGCCCGGCTG GCCAGTATGTCAGCCAACCGATGGCCGGGGACCACGGTGTCGCAGTGTGCAGGCCGTGTCAGCCTGGAACCTTCAGTCCCTACGCCAGCGAGGAGACCAGCTGCCTGCCCTGTGCCCAGTGCCGGAAGG ATCAGGAGGTGGTGACCGAGTGCTCCCCGACCAGAGACCGGCAGTGCCAGTGCAAGCAGGGCCACTTCTACTGCGACTCCATGGACTGCGAGGAGAACTGCTTCCGGTGTCAGAG GTGTGAGCACAGCGCCGTCCTTCGACCCTGCAATGCCACCAGGGACGCGGTTTGTGCCGACAGACCTCATCCACAGCCGG GAAACTGGAGCACGTTGTTCATCGTTCTGGGGGTCCTGGCCCTGTTCATCCCCGGCCTCATCATGTTCTGCTGTAGAAGACGCA TCTTGCGGCTCCTCCAGTGGGTGGCTGGTCTCTGGAAAG GCAATGAGAATGAACAAGGCAGCTTG GCACATAGATGGAACCGGCCCTGCGAGATGCTGCCGCTCAAAGACCCGGAGAATGATGAAGTTGCCTCTCTAGACGGGAGTAGCTCACTATTGGTGAGGAAGGGCTCGGCCCTGACGCTGGAGGCCGGCACCCGCCCAGAgccctcccaggcccctgggcagagctgtgagctgcaggaggtggtgGCCGAGGGAGGGCCAGCAGCCCCAGAGCGGATGCAGCAGACGGAGGCTCCCGAGGCCCAGGGAGCCCAGGGCCAGGCGGAGGTGTCGGCCTCCCTGGAGCACCTGGAGCAG CCACCAAGAGGGTCTATTGTGAGTTCGGACGTAAGGTTCCAGAAAGCAGCTGAAAGATGTTTCAGGACTTAA